The following proteins come from a genomic window of Malus sylvestris chromosome 4, drMalSylv7.2, whole genome shotgun sequence:
- the LOC126619097 gene encoding clathrin interactor EPSIN 2, whose amino-acid sequence MKKVFDQTVRDLKREVNKKVLKVPGIEQKVLDATSNEPWGPHGSLLAEIAQATRNYHEYQMIMAVIWKRLSDTGKNWRHVYKALIVLEYMVANGSERVIDDIKEHAYQISTLSSFQYIDSSGRDQGSNVRKKSQSLVALVNDKERIIEVRQKAAANRDKFRNTASTGGMYRPGSHSSTGGYGDKYDDDRYEGRYGGRDEDRNGYGREREWGNRDDDRYSRDGDRYGREYDERNGREGYRDDDYRGRSQSVDDYPHGSRSRSSDRERERSVDDDGQYSSRGSGAKADDQSQDGRLSRKFSEQNIGAPPSYEEVVSESRSPVHSERGGETPTASAPRASSPPSNNNPSQATSIHVTSASNPSQATSVHVASASPAKQEVEPSDEFDPRGSVSATPAPQAAPAAPAVQAAPVTSNNVEMDLLGSLSDSFSSNALAIVPTTPSTATFEVDPHANSSSATTFTATPPASNVMNQSFEDPFGDSPFKALPSSETVQPQPHTSTSTDSFPPTVNQSADTASNFPFGDSFSAANYSSSGVSSVQTPTNSQFTSQEQSTENMDILADILPPTGPSQQSFSGPTGQHPQPSANMYGNFHVQPGSVVPHNQTGFAGQYSSGGFPSQGGPTAPITSHGAPQTPTGPTAQFNNGNFIPQQGGFSAPNSGNYFSQQGGYMAPHAHNGPAAQLNGGNFHPQGNFHPQGSVGPVASQATPQIPPGPGLQHNSDVLGNLLSQKGPNTSMGSQQPLSSSTGALAIVAQPPKDSKFEPKSAVWADTLSRGLVNLNISGAKINPLNDIGIDFDSINRKEKRMEKQPATPATSTINMGKAMGSGSGIGRAGASVLRAPPNAMMGSGMGGGMGPGMGMAMGMGGGPGGGMGMGGYGGTNQPMGMGMGMNMGMGMNMGMGMQAQTGLPPGSNMPPGYNPMMGAGGYPQQPYGGGYR is encoded by the exons ATGAAGAAAGTCTTTGATCAAACTGTTAGGGACTT AAAGAGAGAGGTGAACAAGAAGGTCCTGAAAGTTCCTGGAATAGAACAGAAG GTTCTTGATGCTACTAGTAATGAGCCCTGGGGTCCTCATGGATCACTTCTTGCCGAAATTGCACAGGCAACCCGAAACTA TCATGAATACCAAATGATAATGGCTGTCATTTGGAAGCGGTTAAGTGATACTGGAAAGAACTGGAGGCATGTTTACAAG GCTTTAATTGTCTTGGAATACATGGTGGCAAATGGGTCAGAACGTGTCATCGATGATATTAAGGAGCATGCTTATCAAATATCG ACATTGTCCAGTTTTCAATACATTGATTCCAGTGGAAGGGACCAGGGAAGTAATGTCAGAAAGAAGTCTCAAAGTCTTGTGGCTCTTGTCAATGATAAAGAAAGGATAATTGAGGTTAGACAGAAAGCAGCTGCTAACAGGGACAA GTTCCGTAATACAGCATCAACAGGTGGAATGTATAGGCCCGGTTCCCATTCAAGTACAGGAGGATATGGTGACAAATATGATGATGATCGTTACGAAGGCCGCTACGGAGGCAGGGATGAAGATAGGAATGGCTATGGGAGGGAAAGAGAATGGGGCAATAGGGATGATGACCGGTACAGTCGTGACGGAGATCGTTATGGTAGAGAATATGATGAACGCAACGGGAGAGAAGGTTACAGGGATGATGATTACCGAGGAAGAAGTCAAAGTGTTGATGATTACCCTCATGGCTCTAGAAGTAGAAGCTCTGATAGAGAGAGGGAGCGTTCAGTTGATGATGATGGTCAATATTCCTCTCG TGGTAGTGGTGCTAAAGCTGATGACCAATCCCAGGATGGAAG GCTAAGTAGGAAATTTTCTGAACAAAACATTGGGGCTCCTCCTAGTTATGAGGAGGTTGTAAGTGAATCTCGAAGCCCTGTTCACAGCGAAAG GGGTGGTGAAACTCCAACAGCTTCTGCTCCTAGGGCTTCATCTCCACCTTCAAACAATAATCCAAGCCAAGCAACCAGTATTCATGTTACTTCTGCATCTAATCCAAGCCAAGCAACCAGTGTTCATGTTGCTTCTGCATCACCTGCAAAACAGGAAGTGGAGCCTTCAGATGAATTTGATCCACGTGGTTCTGTTTCAG CTACCCCAGCTCCCCAAGCTGCCCCAGCTGCCCCAGCTGTCCAAGCAGCCCCGGTTACCTCAAACAATGTTGAGATGGACTTACTAGGTTCCCTGTCAGACTCATTCTCTTCAAATGCATTGGCCATTGTACCGACTACACCTTCTACTGCTACATTTGAAGTTGATCCCCATGCGAACTCTAGTTCTGCAACCACATTTACGGCAACTCCGCCAGCATCTAATGTTATGAATCAG TCATTTGAAGATCCATTCGGTGACTCCCCCTTCAAAGCTCTCCCTTCCAGTGAGACGGTCCAACCTCAACCACACACTTCCACGTCCACAGACTCTTTCCCACCAACTGTGAACCAGAGTGCAGATACAGCTTCCAACTTTCCCTTTGGGGATTCATTTTCTGCTGCAAATTATTCGTCATCTGGTGTTTCCAGTGTTCAAACTCCAACAAACTCACAATTTACGTCTCAAGAACAGTCTACTGAAAACATGGATATTCTTGCTGATATTTTGCCACCTACTGGACCTTCACAGCAGTCCTTTTCAGGTCCAACAGGTCAACATCCACAGCCAAGTGCTAATATGTACGGGAATTTTCATGTGCAGCCAGGATCTGTAGTCCCTCATAATCAAACTGGATTTGCTGGACAATACAGCAGTGGGGGTTTTCCGTCACAGGGAGGGCCTACAGCTCCCATCACTTCACATGGGGCTCCTCAAACTCCAACAGGGCCTACTGCACAGTTTAACAATGGAAATTTCATTCCACAACAAGGTGGGTTTTCAGCTCCCAACAGCGGAAACTATTTTTCACAACAGGGAGGTTACATGGCTCCTCATGCTCATAATGGACCGGCTGCACAACTTAATGGTGGGAACTTCCATCCACAAGGGAACTTCCATCCTCAAGGTTCTGTCGGCCCAGTAGCTTCACAGGCCACTCCTCAAATTCCACCTGGACCAGGTTTGCAACATAATAGTGATGTTCTGGGCAACCTTTTATCACAAAAAGGACCAAACACCTCAATGGGTTCCCAGCAACCGCTGTCATCATCAACAGGGGCACTTGCTATAGTTGCTCAACCACCTAAAGACAGCAAGTTTGAACCGAAGTCAGCAGTTTGGGCTGATACACTCAGCAGAGGCCTAGTTAATTTAAATATATCTGGAG CTAAAATTAATCCATTGAATGATATTGGAATTGATTTTGATTCCATTAATCGGAAGGAAAAGAGGATGGAGAAGCAGCCGGCAACTCCTGCAACATCTACTATTAACATGGGTAAAGCCATGGGATCTGGTTCTGGAATTGGCCGTGCAGGTGCAAGTGTTCTTAGGGCTCCACCAAACGCGATGATGGGTTCAGGTATGGGCGGGGGGATGGGTCCGGGCATGGGAATGGCTATGGGTATGGGTGGGGGTCCAGGTGGAGGTATGGGCATGGGTGGCTACGGTGGCACGAATCAACCCATGGGTATGGGGATGGGGATGAACATGGGAATGGGAATGAATATGGGCATGGGGATGCAAGCGCAAACCGGATTACCTCCTGGTTCAAACATGCCTCCCGGCTATAACCCCATGATGGGCGCAGGTGGTTATCCTCAGCAGCCATATGGCGGTGGCTACCGATGA